Within the Emticicia oligotrophica DSM 17448 genome, the region TATCATTCCACATACTGGCTTTTGGTTCGACCTCAACAACGACTGGCCTCGATGGTCAACTTATGCACTCGAACACGGCCTTAGTCAAATTTATAATTCTGATACGAATTATATGCCCATCTATCTACATGGGCTTTATTGGTTTGGCAAACTTCACGGTACTAAAGAACTCATTTACGCCAATAGCTTTCAACTTAAATACTTCTTTTTACTTTTCGATTTTGCCGGAGCTATTGCCATCGCTTATGCTCTACGAAAGTACTATATTCGTCAATTCGCTGAGTACATGCTTCTTTTCAATATGGGCTATTTGTATTGCACGACCATTTGGGGCCAACTCGATAGTGTTCCAACAACAATCGTAATTTTAGCTTTTATTTGTCTTTTTGAGCGAAAACTTCTTTGGGCAGCATTGTTTTGTACTTTATCTATTTATGCCAAACTTCAAGCCATTGTTTTTCTTCCTTTTTTTGCCATTTTATTGGTTTATCAATTAGGCGTAAAATTCGACAAGTGGGTAATTTTAAAAATGTTGGGTGTTTCAATAATTACCCAGCTAATTATATTGAGTCCTTTTATTTTAGGAGGTACTTTCACTAATTTCCTTAAAGTAGTGCGTGAATCGGTAGGTTTTTTCCCACGTGTTTCGGTCAATGCCTTCAATATTTGGTATTTATTCCTTAAACAAGACCCTACTTCCATCAACGATACACTCATTTTTGCAGGTCTTACTTACAAAAAATGGGGATTTATTATGTTTTTTACGCTTTCAGCTATTACTTTTTTACCTCTAATAATCAAAACACTTCATAAGATTTTTAATAAGGAATCATTAGACCAAAACTATTATGCACAACTTTGGCTTACAGCAGCAACTATTGCTATCGTATTCTTTTTTGTGAATACTCAAATGCACGAGCGATATTCATTTCCTGCTATTCCAATGTATTTTGCCTATGCTTTGCTTAGTAATCGTTATTCAATCTTTGCACTCACATCAATTGCTCACCTAATGAATGTTGATGGAACAAACAAATATTTAGGACTAAACCCATTCAGACCCGAATACACAGCAATTCTGTTCGGTATTATTTTATGCATATCTTTAATTAGAATCTATCATAATTTCAAATTAAAATTGATTAACTAATTAATATATTCTTTATTTTTCAGTAAAAATAATTTAAAAAGAATACACAATAATTTTTATTTTTTCAAAATATTCTGAAAATAAAAAAAAGAAAAGTTCGAACTAAATTGATTAAACTTTAATCATAAACTTCAATAGCCATGGATAGTGAAGAAATAAAGAAATTAATACTTAATGAGCAAGAACAACTACAAAAGTTACATCATATTGTAGAACAAACCATCAAGGAAGAACAACTTATTGTCAATAACTTACAAAATCCGCCCAAAGAAATACTCTCTCGCGGGCAGGAAATATCAGATAAAGTAGCTCGCTTTGGCGGTAGTTGGAAATTTATCATCAGTTTCGCAGTTTTGCTTTCTATCTGGATTATTGTAAATGCAATTATTCCTGAAGAGTATCGTTTTGACCCGTACCCTTTTATTCTTATGAATTTGGTTCTTTCTTGCATCGCAGCTCTACAAGCCCCTATCATTATGATGAGTCAAAATAGACAAGAAGAAAAAGATAGAATGCGAAGCGAAAACGACTATTTAGTAAATTTGAAAGCTGAAATAGAAATCAGAAGTTTACACCAAAAAATTGATTTGTTGCTCGAAGACCAAATAAAAACATTATTCGAAACCCAAGCAAAACAGTTTATGTTACTTGAAGAAATCAATAATCGTTTAAATGAACATTTAACAAAAAATAAGTAATAATATAATTTTCAATATCCATTTTTAAATTCATTAACAAAACTCTATGTCAACCTTAACATCTCCTGTAAGAGTACTCGTAGTAGGCTGCGGAAATATGGGGGCTTCACATGCCCAAGCCTATCAATTAATCGACGGTTTTGAAATATGTGGGATTGTTTCAACAGGAAAAAGTAAAGAAGTTCTTAACGAAAAATTAGGTGGCGGATATGCCCTTTTTTCTGATTATGAAACTGCACTTACGGAAACAAAACCAGATGCTGTATGTATTTCCACCTACCCAGATACGCACGAATCCTTTGCTATTAAAGCTCTTGAAAGTGGCTGCCATGTTTTTATAGAAAAACCATTGGCTGATACAGTAGAAGGAGCCGAAAGAGTAGCTGCTGTCGCTCAAAAAACTGGCAAAAAATTAGTTGTTGGTTATATCCTTCGCCATCACCCATCATGGGAAAAATTCGTAGAGCTTTCGCACGAACTAGGAAAACCATTAGTAATGCGAATGAACCTAAATCAACAAAGCCACGGAATTATGTGGGATGTACACCGTAATCTGATGAAAAGTTTGAGTCCGATCGTTGACTGTGGGGTGCATTATATAGATGTGATGTGTCAAATGACACGCTCAAAACCCTTGCAGGTAACCGCAATTGGAGCGAGATTAACGAATGATATTGCTGATACCAACTACAATTATGGCCAATTACAAATTCGTTTTGAAGATGGCTCTGTGGGCTGGTACGAAGCTGGTTGGGGCCCAATGATGAGTGAAACTGCCTTCTTTATTAAAGATGTTATCGGTCCTAAAGGTTGTGTTTCGATTGTAGCAAAAGATGCTGGTGGAACGGGAAAGTCTGATAATGTAGATTCACATACCAAAACTGAGTCATTACGCTTCCATCATGCTGATATTGATGCCAATAATCATTTTACGAAAGAAGATACATGGTACAATCTTAGTGATGAACCAGACCACCAAGAACTTTGTAATCGAGAACAACGCTATTTCCTACGTGCTATTCAAGAAAATATTGATTTGACCGACCACGTACAAGATGCTGTAAATAGCCTAAAAATAGCATTCGCCTGCGATGAGTCAGTCCGAACTGGCCAAGTGGTTTATTTGTAAGCTGAAATTTTCAACAAAAATGAGTCATCCCGAATTTATAAATGACAGTATAGGATATTTTATGAATAAGATTTGATTCTTTGTCATTTATTGCCGTCAGTTTTAACTAACGTTAATGAATAACAAGAGTAATGTTTCTTTCTAAATTCAGGATGACTCAAATTACTTACGAGTAAAATACTTATAACTATTAACATCTTTGACGAAATAGTTAAGAAATATTATTTTCTCATAGATAATGTTTTTTTAAGCTTTCGTGGCATTCTTTTTAGACTGAACATCTGCCCTTGTATCTTTAGCCCACTTAGCCAAAGTAGCCATACCCGCACGTACACGAGTTCCAGCTGCGTTATTACCTTTGTCATAGAATTTTTCAAAATCTGATGCCAAAGAAGCGACAAGTTCAGTCAATTCTTTATACTTATCCATAATTGAATAAAAGGTTTTGGAGTGAATAATTAATTATTGAAAAATAATAAGTATTTGCAAGTTAGAGATATTATGAAATATTACAAATTTTTACACGTAAAATCCAATAAAAGAAACCTCTTTAAGGTAAAAAAACAAAAAAGCCTGACCAAAGTCAGGCTTTTTTTATATCAAATTGAATATTTTACAATTAAGCTACTGCTAAAGGGGCATATTCACCCGCTTTAAGTTTAGCTTGAACTTTCTCGAAACAATCCATTGTATATTCTACATCTTCGAGAGTATGTGAAGCAGTAGGAATAATACGCAACATGATAACACCTTTAGGAACTACTGGGTAGATAATTACTGAACAAAAGATTCCCATATTTTCACGTAAATCACGGATTAAGTTTGTCACGGTAGGCAAATCATAGTTTCCGTGCAAGAATACAGGCGTTACTGGTGATGTTGTATCTCCAATATCAAATCCACGCTTACGGAAACCATCTTGAAGAGCTTTTACGATTGTCCAGAGATTTTCTCTAAATTCTGGGTGATTCTTTATCAACTCCAAACGCTTCATCCCTCCTAAAACAAACGGCATTGGAAGTGCTTTTGCATAAGTTTGTGAACGCATATTGTATTTCAAGAACATCACAATATCAGGATCGGCTGCAATAAAAGCACCAATAGCCGCCATTGATTTTGCAAATGTACAGAAATGTAAATCTACTTGGTCTTGTACCCCGAAATGTTCTGGTACACCTGCACCAGTAGGCCCCATTGTACCAAATCCATGAGCATCATCAACCAATAAACGGAAGTTGAATTTCTTTTTTAATTCAACGATTTTATCTAGACTTCCAACTTTACCCGACATACCGAACACACCTTCAGTAATCACTAAGATTCCACCGCCTTGCTCTTCTGCCAACTTAGTCGCTCTTACGAGGTTTTTCTCTAAGCTTTCCATATCGTTGTGGGCAAACTGGTAATAGGTACCACCTTTGGCTTTGTGTAAACGGATACCGTCAATCAAACAGGCGTGGCTTTCAGCATCGAAAACAATTACATCTCTTCTATCAACAATACATTCGATTACCGACATAACCCCTTGATAACCATAGTTAAGCAAGAAAGAATCTTTTTTACCAACATATTCGGCCAATTGCTTTTCAAACTGCTCGTGCAATTCGGTATTACCAGTCATCATACGAGCACCCATTGGATATGCCAAGCCATATTCAGCAGCAGCCTCGGCATCAGCCTTACGTACTTCTGGATGATTTGCTAATCCTAAATAGTTGTTCAACGACCAATTAAGCATTTTCTTACCCATAAATTCCATGTGAGGACCAAGCTCACCCGAAAGTTTTGGAAAAGAATAATAATGGTGCGAATTGAGCAATTTCGCCTGCGACCCGATTGGTCCTAAATTGCTAAGAGCTTTATCGAAAATATCTTGTGCCATCTGTTATCAGTAAATAATGGTAATGAATAATGTTTTATTAAAACACTTTCGAATTAAAATTTACGCAAAAATAACGCTTTTTTAATAGGAAACCAAACACGGCTTTTCTATAAAAAAGCTATCTATACAAAATGTGCAACATTTTTACAGTATATTTAAAAAATGCAATTTGATTTTAGTGTTAATTAGTGTTAAAATAGTCGATAAGCAACACAGTTAGTAGCAATTAACATTTAATTAGATTGAACTATCAAAAATTATTGGCTATCAACTATGCACTGTAGACTTAATATTCAAAGTACAGCAAAACTAAATCAATAAAAAATCGTGGTAAATTCTGTTAACGGTGCGACGATTCGCAAAATACTAATTGCCAATAGAGGTGAAATTGCCCTTCGTGTCATGCGTACTGCACGTGAAATGGGTATTAAAACGGTAGCGGTTTTCTCGGAAGCTGACCGTAATTTTCCGCACGTAAAATATGCCGATGAAGCGGTTTGTATAGGCCCTGCTCCCTCAAAAGAATCATATTTAAAAGGTGATAAAATTATTGAAGTAGCCAAAAGTTTAGGCGTAGATGCCATTCATCCAGGTTATGGTTTTTTATCAGAAAATGCCGATTTTTCGAGAAGTGTAAGAGAAGCTGGACTCATTTTCATCGGTCCATCGCCCGAATCAATTGAAATCATGGGCGATAAACTTTCTTCCAAACATGCAGTAGCAAAATACAATATACCAATGGTTCCCGGCACCCCCGATGCCATCACTGACCGTGCTGCTGCCAAGCAAAAATCGGCTGAAATTGGATATCCTGTTTTAATCAAAGCCAGTGCAGGTGGCGGTGGAAAGGGCATGAGGGTAGTACAAAATGAAGAAGAATTTGACGAGCAAATGGACAGAGCCGTTGGTGAAGCCATTTCTGCCTTTGGAAATGGGGCTTGTTTTATTGAAAAATATATTACCAAACCCAAGCACATTGAAATTCAGGTAATGGGCGACCAACACGGAAATGTAGTTCATTTATTCGAACGTGAATGTTCTATTCAGCGTCGTCACCAAAAAGTAGTAGAAGAAGCTCCTTCAGCAGTACTTACGCCCGAAATTAGAGAAGCTATGGGCAAATGTGCAGTTGATGTTGCCAAAGCTTGTAATTATTATGGAGCAGGGACTGTAGAGTTTATTGTTGACGAAGATTTGAATTTTTATTTCTTAGAAATGAATACTCGTTTGCAAGTTGAGCACCCAGTAACAGAAATGATTACAGGTATCGACCTTGTAAAAGAAATGATATACGTAGCCGAAGGACGAGAGCTAAGTTTCAAACAAGAAGATTTGAAAATAAATGGTCATGCCATTGAAGTAAGGGTTTGTGCCGAAGACCCTGCCAATAATTTTTTACCAGACGTAGGTTTGTTGCAAACTTATGTGCGTCCACAAGGCAATGGAGTGCGTGTTGATGATGGCATTGAAGAAGGTATGGAAATTCCTATTCACTATGACCCAATGATTGCCAAATTAATTACTTATGGTAAAGACCGTACAGAAGCCATCGAAAAAATGCTTCGAGCGATTGATGAATTTAAGATTACAGGTGTAGCCACTACCCTACCCTTCTGTACTTTTGCTTTACAACACGAAGCATTCATTAGTGGCAAGTTTGATACACGCTTCGTTGGTTTATATTTTACACCAGAGGTGCTCCAAAAGCAAGTTTCCAATACAGAATTAGAAATTGCGGCAGTTTTAGCGGCAGAAATCTTGAAGCGTAAACAAAATAATAGTTCGACTCCAAATACACCTAATATAGCCCAAAGCAGTCAATGGCGTAGAAATAGAATTAATTTAAGAGGCTGATTTCTTTTACAAGATAAACGCTTCATTATAAAGTATTTATCATATCTTTATCTCAACCCCCATTTTTTGGGGTGTCTTTTGCGAATAATGGGTAAAATAAGTAAAATGTGCTGTTAGGCACTACATATTAGGAATTCCGATGATTTTGATATCTTAGGTACTCAACAGAGAGAGTTGTATACCTAAGGTACAAAAATTACGCAAAAACGGGCTACTGATATTTAGTTCCTAAATGACTTTTCAATCCTTCACTCGATTATTTTCAAAAATCAATCAAATTAGAAAACTATTGATAAAAAAAGCTATTGGTTGAACACGATTTTAACAATAATTCTACTTAAAGTTACTCGTTATTTATCAAACTAACCAACCACCCCCTTTAATCTCCACCAATCAAAATTTACTTGATACTCCTCACTCTAATTCATAGCTTTGCCACATTAGTCAGCTCTCACACCCTGCTTTAGTACCGTGCGTAGAACTGGATGTTTTACATTCAAATTCTTACAGAAATGAAAACTATAAAAAATCCGCTAACCGTTTCGGCATTACTTATTGTTATTGCCAATACATTATTTGCTTTTTATTCATTTGCAAATCTACCCGATACCATACCGATTCACTTTGGAGTGGACGGAACGCCCAATGGTTGGGGGCCTAAATTCAGTATTTTTCTCATACCAATCATTAATCTTGTCTTGTCAGGTTTCATGATTAGTGTTCGAAAACAACCTTTTAGTTATTTGAATTTACCTATAAAAATTAGTCAAAATAATTTAGAAGAAAGACTCAAATTAGGTACTGAATTGCTCGATATCATTACTTTGATTATCAGCTTTTTATTCTTGATGATTGAAATGAATATCGTAATGGTTAGTCAAAACCCGAATTATGGGAAATACATGATGATTGCCATATTCGCACTCATTGTGGTTATTTTAGGCATTTCAGTTCACTATACTCGGAAGATTAACAAATTAGCTTAAATAACAAATTAAACGCCGAAAGATATACCCTTCGGCGTTTTTGTTTTCACATTGAATAAGCTAATTTTATTGCTTAGAATTTCAACCTTACGCTCATCATGAAAAAACTCTTCCTACTATTTATTATAGCAGCGATTACACAAATTACTTATGCCCAATCTGACGCAGAAAGAACTAAATATTTTCCTAAAAATCACGAAAAAATAAGCGTAATCCCGCCTAAAACAAAGCTATGGGTATTTGTAATGGCTGGTCAATCAAATATGGCTGGTAGAGGGCAAGTAGAGCCTAATGACACAATTACAAATTCAAGGATTTTGACGATAAATAAGCAAGGAGACCTTATCTATGCCAAAGAGCCTCTTCATTTTTACGAACCTACCCGCACGGGTCTTGATTGTGGGCTTTCATTTGCCAATAATCTTTTAAAGAATATTCCACATGATGTATCCATTTTGCTTATTCCTACCGCTGTTGGTGGCAGTGCGATAGGTCAATGGCTGGGTGACTCTACATATAGAGATGTTAAGCTATTGACAAATTTCAAGGAAAAAGTAGCCATTGGAATGAAATATGGAATCGTTAGGGGAATTTTGTGGCATCAAGGAGAGAGCGATGCATCGCCCAAAAGAATTGCCGTTCATGAAGAAAATCTAAAAAGTCTATTCGGTACTTTCCGTAAAACCGTTGGAAACTCGAAACTCCCTATTATTTTAGGCGAACTAGGTTCTTACTCCAAAACCAATGCCGAATGGCAACAAATCAACCAACAATTAAGAACTTATGTTTTGAGTGATAAAAATTCAACTATCATTCAAACACAAGATTTAAAACATAAAGGTGATGATATTCATTTTGATGCTGCCGGACAACGCACAATTGGTGAACGCTTCGCATTGGCATTTATTCAAAAGTTTTATAAATAAAAAGGGGGTTCTTTTCTGAACCCCCTTTCTTTTATTTTCCTCCATTTCCCGACATTTTTTGTATTTGTTGACGTTCATAGAAGTTTATAAAATCTTCTAATTTATCAACTGGTATTCTTCGGGCAATGATTTTCTTATCTTTATCTAAGATATAATTGGTAGGCGTAGAATAAACATCAAAATTCTTTCGGAAATAATACCTACCCTTTGCATCCCAAAGGTTTAATAATGGTTGGGTTTTATAGGCATAGACAAAGTCACTAATCTTCTTTTTGTCATAAGCAATACTCACATTATAGATGGTTGCTCTTTCTTTATTCTTGTTATAAAACTCCATCAGTTTAGGAGCTGATTCTTTACAATGACCACAATCTGGGTCATAGAAATGCACGATTGTATATTTAGTTTTACTTTGCATTGGATTGTATTCACGCCCAAGCGAATCTGAAACAATCAGCGAAGGAAAGACTAAACCTGTTTGTAAAGGCTTTAAAATATCTACACGTTCTTGGAATTTTGCACGTTGAGTAGAATCCAACCAATCGGCATCTTTGAGATAATAATTTTCAGCCAAGTGAATAAATACACCATCTAAACCTACGATTTCGCTGTTTTCGTATTTGTTAGTCACCCACCACAAGGCAAAACGATATACTTCTTTATTTTTCTTTGCTAATTTCAAAACCTTATCGGCATCATGATTAACCGAATCAGTTACTTGGTAAACTAAATCCTTGAAATATCGCTCAATCCGCGTGTGAATGAATGGTGAGCGAAGTAAGCGGTCATCACCAAAATCAAGATTATCAAAATAATGTCCCTTATAATAATTAAACAAATAGGTTGAATCTGGACGGCCATTAGCTTTTTTGGGTAATTCTGTCGGTAATTCAGGGTCCATGTTAGCTTTAATTACTTTTGAAGCGAAACTCCCGTTTTTCTCTTTCACTATTTGCTTCATGTATGCTTCTACTTCTTTCTGAATGCCTTCAATTTTCTTGCGGCTCATTTCTTGTGAAGCAGGGTCATTTTTCAATTTTGCCATCGTACTTGCAGCTTCTGCCTCTTTGCTCTTTTCTTGCAAAAACTTACGATAACCAAATAGGATTTCGTTTTCTTTCGAGCCTTTAAACTTAACCGAACCCACAAAATCAGTTGTATCACCTTCAATCTCCATGAATTGTTCTTTTCCATCCACCGCAAAATCGTAGTATTTTGATGGTGAAAGTACGATTAAATAAATTCCTCCTTTCAGTGGTTCTTTCCCTTGAAAAACCAATTCACCATTCTGAACTTTAGCTGAATCGACTTTGATATACTGATTATAACCAAAAAAATGAGCCAAATGGCAGGTTTTGCCCTCCGTGGCTCCTTTCATTTTCACTTTAATAGCGTGACCAATTTCTTGAGCAAAAGTATTTGTAGAAAAAACTAAAGTAAAAATTAAGAATAAACTTTTGAAATAGCGGAACGCCGCTCGGCTGATTCTCATATTTGTATAATTTTGATTCATTTGATATTGTTTCACAAAGATAAATACTTAATTATGTGTTTTTTGTTAAGGGCTTGTTAATTTCGTCAACGGAAATTTATTTGAGACGCTGTTTTGGGCTTATC harbors:
- a CDS encoding DUF1003 domain-containing protein; this translates as MDSEEIKKLILNEQEQLQKLHHIVEQTIKEEQLIVNNLQNPPKEILSRGQEISDKVARFGGSWKFIISFAVLLSIWIIVNAIIPEEYRFDPYPFILMNLVLSCIAALQAPIIMMSQNRQEEKDRMRSENDYLVNLKAEIEIRSLHQKIDLLLEDQIKTLFETQAKQFMLLEEINNRLNEHLTKNK
- a CDS encoding Gfo/Idh/MocA family protein; the encoded protein is MSTLTSPVRVLVVGCGNMGASHAQAYQLIDGFEICGIVSTGKSKEVLNEKLGGGYALFSDYETALTETKPDAVCISTYPDTHESFAIKALESGCHVFIEKPLADTVEGAERVAAVAQKTGKKLVVGYILRHHPSWEKFVELSHELGKPLVMRMNLNQQSHGIMWDVHRNLMKSLSPIVDCGVHYIDVMCQMTRSKPLQVTAIGARLTNDIADTNYNYGQLQIRFEDGSVGWYEAGWGPMMSETAFFIKDVIGPKGCVSIVAKDAGGTGKSDNVDSHTKTESLRFHHADIDANNHFTKEDTWYNLSDEPDHQELCNREQRYFLRAIQENIDLTDHVQDAVNSLKIAFACDESVRTGQVVYL
- a CDS encoding histone H1, whose amino-acid sequence is MDKYKELTELVASLASDFEKFYDKGNNAAGTRVRAGMATLAKWAKDTRADVQSKKNATKA
- a CDS encoding aminotransferase class I/II-fold pyridoxal phosphate-dependent enzyme, whose translation is MAQDIFDKALSNLGPIGSQAKLLNSHHYYSFPKLSGELGPHMEFMGKKMLNWSLNNYLGLANHPEVRKADAEAAAEYGLAYPMGARMMTGNTELHEQFEKQLAEYVGKKDSFLLNYGYQGVMSVIECIVDRRDVIVFDAESHACLIDGIRLHKAKGGTYYQFAHNDMESLEKNLVRATKLAEEQGGGILVITEGVFGMSGKVGSLDKIVELKKKFNFRLLVDDAHGFGTMGPTGAGVPEHFGVQDQVDLHFCTFAKSMAAIGAFIAADPDIVMFLKYNMRSQTYAKALPMPFVLGGMKRLELIKNHPEFRENLWTIVKALQDGFRKRGFDIGDTTSPVTPVFLHGNYDLPTVTNLIRDLRENMGIFCSVIIYPVVPKGVIMLRIIPTASHTLEDVEYTMDCFEKVQAKLKAGEYAPLAVA
- a CDS encoding acetyl-CoA carboxylase biotin carboxylase subunit, which produces MRTAREMGIKTVAVFSEADRNFPHVKYADEAVCIGPAPSKESYLKGDKIIEVAKSLGVDAIHPGYGFLSENADFSRSVREAGLIFIGPSPESIEIMGDKLSSKHAVAKYNIPMVPGTPDAITDRAAAKQKSAEIGYPVLIKASAGGGGKGMRVVQNEEEFDEQMDRAVGEAISAFGNGACFIEKYITKPKHIEIQVMGDQHGNVVHLFERECSIQRRHQKVVEEAPSAVLTPEIREAMGKCAVDVAKACNYYGAGTVEFIVDEDLNFYFLEMNTRLQVEHPVTEMITGIDLVKEMIYVAEGRELSFKQEDLKINGHAIEVRVCAEDPANNFLPDVGLLQTYVRPQGNGVRVDDGIEEGMEIPIHYDPMIAKLITYGKDRTEAIEKMLRAIDEFKITGVATTLPFCTFALQHEAFISGKFDTRFVGLYFTPEVLQKQVSNTELEIAAVLAAEILKRKQNNSSTPNTPNIAQSSQWRRNRINLRG
- a CDS encoding DUF1648 domain-containing protein; protein product: MKTIKNPLTVSALLIVIANTLFAFYSFANLPDTIPIHFGVDGTPNGWGPKFSIFLIPIINLVLSGFMISVRKQPFSYLNLPIKISQNNLEERLKLGTELLDIITLIISFLFLMIEMNIVMVSQNPNYGKYMMIAIFALIVVILGISVHYTRKINKLA
- a CDS encoding sialate O-acetylesterase, producing MKKLFLLFIIAAITQITYAQSDAERTKYFPKNHEKISVIPPKTKLWVFVMAGQSNMAGRGQVEPNDTITNSRILTINKQGDLIYAKEPLHFYEPTRTGLDCGLSFANNLLKNIPHDVSILLIPTAVGGSAIGQWLGDSTYRDVKLLTNFKEKVAIGMKYGIVRGILWHQGESDASPKRIAVHEENLKSLFGTFRKTVGNSKLPIILGELGSYSKTNAEWQQINQQLRTYVLSDKNSTIIQTQDLKHKGDDIHFDAAGQRTIGERFALAFIQKFYK
- a CDS encoding TlpA family protein disulfide reductase, which codes for MRISRAAFRYFKSLFLIFTLVFSTNTFAQEIGHAIKVKMKGATEGKTCHLAHFFGYNQYIKVDSAKVQNGELVFQGKEPLKGGIYLIVLSPSKYYDFAVDGKEQFMEIEGDTTDFVGSVKFKGSKENEILFGYRKFLQEKSKEAEAASTMAKLKNDPASQEMSRKKIEGIQKEVEAYMKQIVKEKNGSFASKVIKANMDPELPTELPKKANGRPDSTYLFNYYKGHYFDNLDFGDDRLLRSPFIHTRIERYFKDLVYQVTDSVNHDADKVLKLAKKNKEVYRFALWWVTNKYENSEIVGLDGVFIHLAENYYLKDADWLDSTQRAKFQERVDILKPLQTGLVFPSLIVSDSLGREYNPMQSKTKYTIVHFYDPDCGHCKESAPKLMEFYNKNKERATIYNVSIAYDKKKISDFVYAYKTQPLLNLWDAKGRYYFRKNFDVYSTPTNYILDKDKKIIARRIPVDKLEDFINFYERQQIQKMSGNGGK